CTGACCTTTTCCAATCTCCACCAGAAGGGCAACTATGGAGAGATTAAGTAAATGAGATCCATTGAAACTTCTAGATAGGCTTCTTTAAATGGCATTACATTCAATTTTATCCTGATTTGCTACTTAAACTATTTAGCAGAAGATACTGAAATGTGACCTCGTATGGTTTATTGCATatcatttcccaaagaaaatactACAGGAGAAGTTAcaaactcccttctcccctgTGAATAGAAATTAGAAATGCTCTGGCCCATGTGTACTTTGAAACTGAATATCTAGTGTCCCGTTTCCTCACCCTGTAGACATGCCAAAGACGAGCTTTACTATAGGAAATAGAAGCTATTATTTTGCTTCTTCAAGTTGAGAGGCTGTTTGGATTTTAACCAAAGTTtaacttctgttatttatttatttaagatttatttctttattttagacagagagcatgggaggacgggcagggggaagagagagtcccaagcagactccttgctgagcaccaggctcgaactcaagaccccaagatcatgccccaagccaaaaccaagagttgggcactcaaccaacttagccacccagttgccccaactCTGTGCCTATTTTAAATGTCCCTTGTCCCTAGCCAAGGCAGCTTTTCTGTTCCCCTTGTCAGTTCTTTATTATtcttagaacaaaaataaagacctTGGCAAGCTCTCTTGTTCTGTCAAGAAGTAAATCCAGCATCAGGTTAAGATATAAATAGTAATCTgtagaagtttataggtttcagAGAAAATCTGCAATTGgtaaattgaaaacaaattagaACTAAGAAAAGATTTGGTAGTTCTAGGACAACTGCTACCTTTCTCAGCTGATGCAGGGCAATTCAGAAAGCTTCTGTCTAAAACCTTTTCCCTGTCCTAAAAGTGAGCCTTCCGTAATGAAGAGAATTGTCTTTGTGTCTGggatttccttcatgatttttgcCTTATACCATCTAGATAATATcctcatttgtgatttttgtgGTTGGAAATTTCAGTTTGTTACCTTGGTTCCATTGTAGTGCTTGACAGAAGACAAGATCAGTCTTCTCCTACACCTGCTTGAAGATGAACTTGACCACCGAACTGATGAGAAAAAAACTGCAAGCAAATTAGGCTCAGACATCCAAGTCCACGTCACTGCCTGTGTCCTCTCTCTGTGTGGCTGGGCGTGTAGGTTAGTCCGTGACTTTGCAGGGTACATGAGCTCTGACAACATCATACACTGGCATACATCAGTCACTAATAGTATTAGAGGTTCCATGATGTATCCTgtcagaaaaacagacaaaacctgAGCAAGTGGCGAGGGGACAGTAAGAATCACTAACAGAATTCAAACTCGGGAATTTTTGGATACACCtgaactttgggtttttttttttttttttttttcactgtcccAGCTGAGAATCTGTGCTCTTGGAAACAGTGAAGCTCCTTTCTGTctatagaaaggaagaaaaatctgttgAATTCATAAAAACTACCAAAGGAAATGCCAGCTGGAGTCCTCAGACCCCCATGTTGGTGTTCCCATTCTAGTTGCTCAATTTGGCTTAGCCTCTCTCTGGTATAGAAAACTGTTGGAACCGGGGAGGGGAGGTGCAgcgggtacctggctggctcaggcggtGGAGCACTAACTGacttatctcagggttgtgagtttgagccccaggttggatgtagagatgacttaaaaataaaatatttaacaacaaaaaaagaaagaaagaaaggaaccagTCTAGACTTACTTTAAACATACTTTCTTTGATAGATTaaggaatatttttcatttaaaaggaaaaagtttcAAAAGGAATAGGAGAGATTTATAAAACATAACCTTCAAAATAGTCTTGCCTTAGAGCCTACACCAAGACCCTTAGATCTTTCTCTGGGAACTTTGTGAGAGACAATGGAGTTGGGGGCCTGAGATGACATGATTCCCAGTCCACTGGGCTGTTCCAGAAATTTGTTTGGCAAGACATAGAGTTCTCACGAATGAGTACACTTAGTCCCTTGGAAATGTTACCTTTTGAGAAAACTCTTTTCTGTTCCTGCCTAGTTCTTCTTTGGAACCGCTGCAGCTCTCCCTGATAAGCTGTTCACAGTGTATGAGGAAGGTGGGGCTCTGGGGCTTCCAGCAGATTGAGTCCTCCATGACGGACCTGGATGCGTCTTTGGGCCTGACCAGCTCTCCCCTCCCAGGCCCTGAGGGGAAGCCGGAGCGCTTCCCTCTTGTGCCTGAGTCTCCTCGGAGGATGATGACCCGGAGCCAGGATGCCACGTGTTCCCCTGGCTCAGAGCAGGTATGGACTTAACTGGCTTGCTCGGGTGGCCTTTGTAAAAGCAGCACTCTTGCCAGAAGTGTTGTGGCAGAGAAGTTGGAGATTACCTGAGGTGGGTGGGCCTCACTTCTGACCACATTGATCAGAAAACCACATGTTTTTCTGAGCCAGTCGCAGTGCAGAAGCTAAATTCGTGATTTTGTATCAAAATTGATGATTTTTTGGGAGAGTTTAGTTTTATTGACAGTTCAGAAGGTAAATTCTTAAGAGTTTAAACTGTAAAGCATTAACTTTCACCTGCTTCTAGGAAAACTGACCATTATCCGTTATGTCATCTTCTGACCCTTATCCTTTATGTCATCTGTGTACTACTGttacctcttctttccttcaggCCGAAAGGAGCCCTGGTCCCGTCATCTCCCGAACTCGGAGCTGGGACTCTTCCAGTCCCGTCGACCGTCCTGAGCCAGAGTCTGCCAGCCCCACCACGAGAAGCCGGCCGGTGACCCGCAGCATGGGAACGGGAGACAGCACTGGCCTGGAAGTGCCGTCAAGCCCTCTCCGGAGGGCCAAGCGCGCTCGCCTCTGCTCTTCCAGCAGCTCGGTGGGTCTACCTATGTGTAGAAATCCCAAGTAGCACGCCGGGCCCCCGCCGTGTAGCACAGGGAAGCAGGCAAGATCCCTTCCTGGGGCCTGTGACTCTAAAGGGATAATATGAATTAAGTTTCAAGGTGGGACAGCTACGGTTGGGTGCCACATCTTTGCAGTGGATTCCAGAGAGGTAGTAAATACTTCAGACCCATGGTGGTGGCAGTGAGATCAGGGGAACAGACCTGACCACTTACTGTTGGCTTAACACAGAGGGAATGAAAGTATTTATAAAGAGAGTCAGCATGACACAGGCAGTGTTTAAAGAGCATCAAATTGGAAATGGGGGCACTTGTGAGATTCTGGACTGGACGACTCCTGGATTGACATGGCTTCTGCCCTTCATCAGCAAtgtttctcttccccctctcagGATACATCATCCCGAAGCTTCTTTGACCCCACCTCTCAGCACAGAGACTGGTGCCCGTGGGTGAATGTCACACTTGGCCAGGAAACCAGGGAACATGGCGGAACAGAGGTAGACGCCAGTGCCACCTCAGAGCCAGGCTGGAAGGCCGTGCTGAACATCCTCCTGGCCCACAAGCAGTCCAGCCAGCCGGCCGAAACAGACTCCACGGTGAGAGAAGCCGCTGCCTGTGCATGTGCAGCCCTTGCTGTTTATGGGATgaggaacaagaggcagtgctATAATTAGCACCCTGCCTGCCCTCAGCATTCAGAAGTCAAGTTAGACTTAGGTTGGGTCCTAGAGACTCGGCATGGAACTGATTCAGTCTTCCTGCAGTTGGTTAGCATTTGGCATTCCCTCAAATTCTGGTAAATTCTTTGTCTCCTCAACTAAAATGACACAAAGTAGAGAAGGGTGTCAGAACAGAACCGGATGGGCAGGCAGCTGCTCCGGCCTCATGTTGCAGACCAGCTGCTTTTTCTGCCAGTTGCTGTCACTTGCGTTTGGAGCCTGGCCAGACAGACCTTAGCTGTCGGAAGCTCTGTACTCCAACCCCCAGATTACAGTTCCGTTCTGCACAGGGGACATGTTACTTTGCTCTGTTCCACAGCCCCGGGCTCGTGCACCGAGCCTCAGCTAGCTGTTGGAGTCGTGATCGCTGCTGCTTAGGGAATGTGGGTAGATGTGAATCCATCGTGACAGCTGAGAAAACAAGGGTTCACTCTGCGTCAAGGCTGCACTCGGTGATAGGAGGGTGGGCATTAAGGGATCATGGGAACTGggttctctttcctctgctggCTCCTTCCCAAATTTGCCTTACAGCGTGGTATGAATAGAATAATTTCTGACCCCCGTCCCGTCCAAGGACAAAGTAAAATAATACTCGCCAGTAGATGTTTACAAGAAGCACTCCCAGGTTTGTGGGATTCTGCTGGAGAGAACTGTAGAATTGCTAAAAGCCCAAGAATGTACATTTGTACCCTTAGTAAGACAATgcagatgaagaaggaaaaaaaaatcttcctttttccaATTTAAAAGCTTTTGAAGATACATAAAGCTATCTGAGGGCAAATGTCTGCACATATATTCTGTCCCCAGATCTTCCTGAAATAGAGTCTTATTGACTGCCCTCTGTCACTGTTTTACAAACAAGCAATCCCACAggatttttgtggggttttttgttttggtggtttttttcatttcattttgttttgtttttatagtggGAGAAGTTGGCCTCATAATTGGCCCTGGGTTCCAGAACTTTTGAGATCCTTTTTGGTGGTTTGTCTTTAACCCTCCCACAGCTGCTATGACTGGAAAGTTGAGAGCTTAACGAGGTTGGTTAAAGAATCTTGATGTTAGAACAAAGCTTATGTTGTTTTATCAACTACAGTTTCCTTTAACTTTGTCCCTCTATTCACTAAATTCCCCTCCATCATTAGTAAGAGCTCAGATTCTTCCCAGCTCCTGCCCCGGGACTTTTCTTTTACTGAAATACTCATCCACAAAGAGGATAAGAAGACAGTGAAAATGTCTTCTAATACCCGAAACTGGAGGTAACTTTATGGATTATCTTGCTAGATGATCATTTATATTCTCACTGAGACCCTGTGCTCTTCATTGTGACTCTCATAGGCAGAGGGAACCAAGCGTTCTGATTCTCTGAGAACTTTTATCTTTTAGTGCATTGCTTCGTCTCCCTGTAACACCATTTCTCAGAATCTCAGATCACCTCATAGGCATGATCAAGTGGCCGTGAGAATCTTCCTATTATTAGCTCTGCCGGCTATAAATGGAGCTGAGAAGTCCAGGGTCATAGTTTAAACTTTGAAAGAGTCATTTAACTTTGTTTTACCCCTTGGTCTTGGATTATACTGTTAACCCCAGCGAGGTATCATGTGAATGTGAATCCTTATTCACAAGAAATAAGGCCCTGGGGCCAGTTCAGCATCACGAATGGAAACCAGCGCAACATGTGTGCTGCACGAATGGTGGGTCCCAAGTGTCCGCTTCACACACAGAGATTAGGACAGATGCAGATACTTGGAGAGAGGACTCGGGGCGTGTTTGACAGGCTCAGAATGTGTTAGCAATAGTCTTACTGTAGAATGCAGGAGTTTTGATGTTTAGTCTGGTTTTAAGTGTATATTAGgtatacaaaataaaagtaataatataaaattcacttGTTTTTCTCAATCCTAGACCCCATCCCTGTGAGAGCCTTCAAGCTGTTACCCCACCCTTCATCTCTGTAAAAGAATTTAATCTCTAATAATGAGCTTTTCTACCTACAGAGTCTCTCGGAGAAATCAAGGAAGGTATTCCGAATATTCCGGCAGTGGGAATCGTTATGTTCATCCTGAAGCTATTCAAGCCCTTCCTGGAGAGAAGCGGAATGAATGACTTTGAGAAATAAAGTCTGAATTCCTTTTCGGCCAGCTGATGCTAAGTTTTTCTCCATTCCGGTTCAATCATAAGGAGCCCCTGTCCTTGCAAAAGGCAGTGAATGTCACTGTCTACATCTGACTGAGGGGGCGCCTGTCTCCATGccggggtggggatgggtggaATTCAGCAAGCCCACTTCTGTTAAAGGAGTGCGGGGTTATTCCACCATCCAGAAGACCAAGGACTTGAGCACTTTTACCCTCTTTCAGTACGCGGCAGTGTTTTGAGGACTCTTCTATCCCGAGAATATGACAGTATGtattaataaaacatttgttAAGATTCTTACTGCTGGAGAACTGCCTTCCTTCTTCTGTCGGGGCTGGTACAAACAACAAGGCAGACTCTGAGAAAACTCCAGGGGAGCACGAAGCAAAATCAAGGTTTCAGTTTGCAGATTGGCTGCAAAGccaaaaatttattaatttatttatgattcTAGTCAAagaggtatttctttttttttttctttttttaaatttttttggaggtgggggaagagtagggagagaatctcaagcagacagcactctgagcacggagccctacaCAGAGCTCGATCTTGCAACCCcaagattgagacctgagctgaagtcaagagtcagacgatgacctgactgagccagtcctaatttttaaaaggttgcaTCATGTTGCTATCGCTCCTAAGTCAACACTCTATGAGGCCAGTAGAGCTGTTTCCAGGTTGTGTTTGTAGGGGTGCTCTTTTGCCTTTGGCCTGAGTGTTCATGGTCACTCTCTGTGGTCCCCTTAGCGGTTGACTGGTGGGGAGCTCTCTGACGTTCACAGAAATGAGACTTTGGGCCCCAGGTGGAAGCTTTTTGTTCACTGGGGACTAAGTGAGTTTGGAGTCTGCCCTCTAGAAGCTCATATCCTCCAGGTCACCACTTCAGGAGTGGTGTAGAATCATTAACACAAGGTGTTCAAAAGGATTACAACCCTAATTCCAGGGTATAATAATgtgggtaaatttttaaaattccactgtaatttttatttttattttttttaatttttaaaagattttatttatttatttgacagaaagagacagtgagagagagagaacacaagcaaggggagctacagagggagagggagagggagaagcaggttctccaccgagcagggagcctaatgcggggctccatcccaggatcccgggatcaggacccgagccaaaggtggacacttaaccaactgtgccactcagacgcccctcaagtttttcttctctacctgcctccaatgaaaacacatttctttaaaataggcAAAGCTCCACAAGCttgtttagtgtgtgtgtgtttcaagtaTAAATGCAAGCAGATTGTGATAGACTTGGTGTACTTCAAGAAACGGTCTCTTCCATGTGGGAGGCACCGTGCAAGCCCTCGTGTAATACACACATCATCACTACCCATCTTGGTCCTCCTGAAGTCTGTCATTCAGGCTGGAAGACACATCTGTACACAAATGTTGCACAAGAATGCtcagtattggggcacctgggtggctcagtgggttaacactctgccttgggctcaggtcatgatctcagggtcctgggatcgagccccgcatcgggctctgctcagcagggagcctgcttcctcctctctctgcctgcctctctgcctacttgtgatctccatctgtcaaataaataaataatatctttaaaaaaaaaaaaaaaggaatgctcaGTATCCTGGGAGGAGTATAATAGAAGAATTGAGGGGCACCCGGCAGGCTCAGTTGAtagtgtgtgacttttttttttttttttttttttttttaagatttgttgatttgagagagaaCTAGCacgatggggaggggcagagagaaagagaaagagagaatcttacgcacacttcctgctgagcagggagccaatgcgggactggatctcacagtcctgagatcatgacctgaccaaaacACGGTTTTGGTgagtcagatgctccaccaactgagccacccacatgccccaagcATGCGActcagtctcagggttgtgggttcaagtcccatgtaTAGTGTGGAGcttatttaaaacaatgttttgagTGGAGGGAGAGTCAATTCTCATGTGTGGAATAGGAAAGAACTTCCGGGAAGGTATAGATTTGAGCTGGACTTGGAAATGAGTGGGAGAACTGcgactttttccattttttttttttttttttttttttgagtgaactCCATCTCCAACATGAGGCTCTAACTCATGaccccagaatcaagagtcacaggctctacctactgagccagtcaggtgccatGTTGTCTGTCTTGTTTAGACAACACTTGaaactgcctggcacacagtagacgTTTAATGAAATAAGGACATTTGAGGCTGAAGGAGTGTTGTGAGCAAATGAGCAGAATTTCTTATGTTCCTGAAAGAGCCAGAATTCAGCTGTGGCTAGGCCTGTACACTGAGGAATAGAAGAGAACAAGTAAGAGAACAGAAGTTGGGCAAGACTGGAGTCTTGTGTGTTCTGCTAAGGAGTATGGTCTTGATTCTGTGGGAAAAGGGAAACTTTTTGAGCAAGGGAATGACATTTGTACTCGGGAAGATCACTGTGGTGGGTGTGGATAGCACCTTAGGAGAGACAGGCTCTAAGGGAGTGTGAtggcaggggcagaggatgaCTTGACAGGAAGGTCGGTGACAACTTCAACGTGAACAATTTGGGTGTGACAAAGAGGGAGGAATCCAGGGCGACCTCAAGGTCTGCGGCCAGCCATTCCAGATCGAGAACCCAGGTGTGGAGGGAACACAATAGtcgtatttttaacattttgagttCAGTATCTGTCTACAATGTTCTAGAGGTCAGGAGAGGAGGACCCTGTGTATTAAAGTCAAGGGTCATTGTTTCAAATGCTCCAAATCTAGAGACTCACATAGAAGTAAAGCCATCCACCTTATGGTCAGCCTGTGTAGCTACATACCCAAGGCTCGAGGCTACTCCTCTGAGTTTCTGTTGAATATGCTGCAAGGCTGGACTGAGTGTACTTTCAAGCGGTACCGGTTGTTCTCAGATGGGGTGATGCTCAATTTTATGTGTCCACCTCACTGGGCTGAGGGATACCCAGATAGCCGGTAAATTATTATTTCTGGACATATCCATGAGGCTGTTTCAGGAAGAGATGAGCTTTCAAATCAGTGAAGAAGTAAAGTAGATCACCCTCACCAATGTGAGTGGGGAGCATGCAAACCATggagggcctgaatagaacaaaaagcagGGGAAGGGTGAATGTGTTCTTTGTTTGAGCTGCAACATCTGTTGTCTCCTATTCTTGGACCTCAGAGCTCCCGGTTCTCGGGCCTTCGGGTGTGGGTTGGAATGGCACCACCGGTTTTCCTTGGCCTCCAGTTTGCATGAGACAGATGATGGGGTTCCTCGGCCTCTATGATTGTGTGGCCCAATTCCCATAGAGAAGGCATTTGTATGTATCTGTACATACCACACTAATTCTATTTCCCTGGAGAACTCTGACTGATACAGTTGGAATTGACCTCATGAACTTCTTCCCAAAGCTGCTGTTCTTGTCCACACGCTAGGACATCACTCCAACCACAGGCTACTCGTTTTCTTATGAGTTGTTCCCATCAAAGTTATTGGTGTGATCTTTCTAGGAACCCACCTTTCCTGATTTGagtcttcttttgaaaaaacaatttttcttcttttggcagATACTTCAAAGAGAGGTAATTGGGattgctcagtggattaagcgtctgcctttggctcaggtcatgatctcggggtcttgggatcgagccccgcatcaggatctctgctcactggggagcctgctactccctttccctctacctgctactcccccctgcttgtgctctccctctctctctgtcaaataaataaaatcttgaaaaaaaagataattgcctaaaatttcattttttgctacTTTACTATCCTCAGAGTTGGTGCTATAAATCATCACGGTAAGGAATTTACCTGCTTTCACGAGCCATAGTAGGTCACTTACAAGGATGCTGTGTAATCTCTGTGCTAATCATCTGCTGACAAATAGAACTTCCAATGCCTTCCTCTCTACCTCACAGGTGAGAACCTTCTTTTTCAGTCTTGGTCCCAGCATCAGGGTGAGCAGCGGTATCCTGGAGACTCCCTAGTTTGGCCAGTCCTCCCTGCCTTCGGACTCCCTTTTACTGTTCTTCTCCACTAAGGATCTCTAGGATCCTACATATGGTTTTAACAAAGATTGTACTCCCTATCCAAGGAGACTTTGTTTTTACAGAGGGGAAAGACTGAAGTTCAATGCCCTTTAAAAACGCACgcgccagggcacctgggtggctcagtcagttgggtgtctgccttcggcttgggtcatgatcccaggctcctgggatcgggtcccacatcaggctccctgctcggtgggaagcctgcttctccctctcccactccccctgattgtgttccctctctcgctgtgtctctctctgttgaagaaataaaatcttcaaaaacaacaacaacaacaacacacataTACAAGCGCAATCATACAGCTAgaatgtggcagagctgccaCTAGATCCCTACTCCCCAGCGTGCTGATCTTTCCATTACAATACAGCCAGGAATCCCTTTCAGCAATGGTGGTTCTGTGAGTTTCTTTTCTGAGCACAAAGCTGAGATCTGCGTCTCACAGCTGAACAGACTCTCTCACAACTGCTCATGGGATACTGGTATCCAGAAGTGAGTCTTTCACCTGGCTCTTTTTAAATTAGCCAACTTTCACAGACTTAACAGGTGCAGCATGTTCCTTGGGGGCTCTCCTCTCTTACTCAAACCCTCAGACCAGTTGTGGCTGCCTCAGAGCCCACTTTTAAATCcgttccagggcgcctgggtggctcagtggttaagccgctgccttcggctcaggtcatgatctcagggtcctgggatcgagtcccgctgagcagagagcctgcttcctctctctctctctgcctgcctctctgcctacttgtgatttc
Above is a genomic segment from Mustela nigripes isolate SB6536 chromosome 4, MUSNIG.SB6536, whole genome shotgun sequence containing:
- the ZC3HC1 gene encoding zinc finger C3HC-type protein 1 isoform X1 — protein: MATPSEGQAFAAGVEKNWGAVVRSPEGTPQKVRQLIDEGIAPEEGGAEAKDTSATFQSVNGSPQAEQPPLESTSKEAFFSRVETFSSLKWAGKPSELSPLVCAKYGWVTVECDMLKCSSCQAFLCASLQPAFDFDRYKDRCAELKKALCTAHEKFCFWPDSPSPDRFGMLPLDEPAVLVSEFLDRFQSLCHLDLQLPSLRPEDLKTMCLTEDKISLLLHLLEDELDHRTDEKKTASKLGSDIQVHVTACVLSLCGWACSSSLEPLQLSLISCSQCMRKVGLWGFQQIESSMTDLDASLGLTSSPLPGPEGKPERFPLVPESPRRMMTRSQDATCSPGSEQAERSPGPVISRTRSWDSSSPVDRPEPESASPTTRSRPVTRSMGTGDSTGLEVPSSPLRRAKRARLCSSSSSDTSSRSFFDPTSQHRDWCPWVNVTLGQETREHGGTEVDASATSEPGWKAVLNILLAHKQSSQPAETDSTSLSEKSRKVFRIFRQWESLCSS
- the ZC3HC1 gene encoding zinc finger C3HC-type protein 1 isoform X2, with protein sequence MRGLPRKREARKRKPSELSPLVCAKYGWVTVECDMLKCSSCQAFLCASLQPAFDFDRYKDRCAELKKALCTAHEKFCFWPDSPSPDRFGMLPLDEPAVLVSEFLDRFQSLCHLDLQLPSLRPEDLKTMCLTEDKISLLLHLLEDELDHRTDEKKTASKLGSDIQVHVTACVLSLCGWACSSSLEPLQLSLISCSQCMRKVGLWGFQQIESSMTDLDASLGLTSSPLPGPEGKPERFPLVPESPRRMMTRSQDATCSPGSEQAERSPGPVISRTRSWDSSSPVDRPEPESASPTTRSRPVTRSMGTGDSTGLEVPSSPLRRAKRARLCSSSSSDTSSRSFFDPTSQHRDWCPWVNVTLGQETREHGGTEVDASATSEPGWKAVLNILLAHKQSSQPAETDSTSLSEKSRKVFRIFRQWESLCSS